The proteins below come from a single Salvelinus alpinus chromosome 18, SLU_Salpinus.1, whole genome shotgun sequence genomic window:
- the LOC139543870 gene encoding golgin subfamily A member 6-like protein 25 isoform X2 has protein sequence MSLSDQSQQWYPTSVQVTVLQARSLRIKGKNGTNDSYAIMQVAKDKFATAVAEKSVAPVWTEEATFELPLFHNGNTEKCTLHVHVMHRALVGSDKLLGHAVINLLELSEVKSRNKTEWHKLLDKAGKPDKDRGEVLVDIQFMKNNLTASMFDLSATDKPRSRLGKFKDKVRGKKKESLSDSASAVVPSFTQVLTDSEGEGEGEGGADKKEKKKKNKLKSLFSPKSNLQRHGLSQSMSVLGPLPEKNSSLSGSPSGLNEDSSEGKNKFKFLTHKRTGSSDSKASQGSLSLGRSKIPAPLAEQSNLCINGSHVYTEHTQPRSARTGSTFSLASSGHGSMEDLRRAQGRKSSSTSMDSLTALKQPSPWAEVESSRAEEEEEEEEEEEERVKMDEMKRKKEQERKKLDEEERMNKEEQEKRRIGKEVERLRFEEERIRIEEEKMRFEEEEKTRMEEQENRKRMEEEKIRVEEESRMLEERKRKLKEEGEVRVKKKEQEMIRLQEEMEEEKTRMEEQENRKRMEEEKIRVEEESRMMEERKRRLEEEGEERVKKKEQEMIRLQEEMREQERWEEEERMREEHERMKREDRLRKEDERKMREVEERLKREKEERIKEEERIRREQEEDMQRREERERKIREEEERVKREQDRLREEERRVREEEERVRKAEEEDRLREEMGIKRTEEERIKREEEDRLRKEEEERKIRKEEERVKREQDRLREEERRVREEEERVRKAEEEDRLREEMGIKRTEEERIKREEEDRLRKEEEERKIRKEEERIRRLEEEMLRKEEEERKIRKEEERIRRLEEEMLRKEEEERKIRKERLRKEEAETMRLEEIRGNEQERRDKEQKERFRVAEENMKKEELGQEEKRRNAQMEEEQRREEVEKQMEEGQRREEVEEQNSEAKVTVCNNPFEEVSPTSSFDDTASNNLFEENAMTTTGSISCRINKVSAVKPRPHPVKPLSSLENQPASNIHEGQAGKSTGILGGLQEKIQVKDTGVKGPYSQLTQEELISLVVKQQEQLSKRDDKIKELEQYIDNLLVRIIEEQPSILMTMNSLK, from the exons ATGTCTCTATCGGACCAGAGCCAACAGTGGTATCCCACCAGCGTACAGGTAACTGTGCTTCAGGCAAGAAGCCTGAGGATAAAGGGAAAAAATGGCACCAACGACTCATACGCCATCATGCAAGTGGCCAAGGATAAATTCGCTACGGCGGTGGCAGAAAAGAGCGTGGCACCGGTGTGGACAGAGGAGGCCACGTTCGAGCTGCCGCTCTTCCACAACGGTAACACAGAGAAGTGTACGTTGCATGTTCACGTAATGCACCGGGCTCTCGTGGGATCGGACAAGTTGCTCGGGCACGCAGTCATCAACCTGTTGGAGCTCAGCGAGGTTAAATCCCGCAATAAGACTGA ATGGCATAAGCTGTTGGATAAGGCAGGCAAGCCAGACAAAGACAGGGGAGAGGTGCTGGTGGACATCCAGTTTATGAAGAACAACCTGACAGCCAGCATGTTCGACCTCTCTGCTACAGACAAGCCGCGCTCCCGCCTGGGCAAGTTCAAGGACAAGGTTCGAGGCAAGAAGAAGGAGAGTCTGTCAGACTCAGCGTCTGCCGTGGTGCCGTCCTTCACCCAGGTTCTGACGGACagcgagggagagggggaaggggagggaggtgcagacaaaaaagagaaaaagaagaaaaacaaGCTGAAGTCTCTGTTTTCTCCCAAGTCTAATCTGCAGCGTCACGGACTGTCGCAATCCATGTCTGTCCTGGGCCCTCTGCCTGAGAAGAACTCCTCACTGAGTGGCAGCCCCTCAGGCCTCAACGAGGACTCCTCTGAAG GTAAAAATAAATTCAAGTTTCTGACCCATAAACGCACAGGCAGTTCCGACAGTAAGGCTTCTCAGGGCTCCTTGTCTCTAGGGCGCTCTAAGATCCCTGCCCCGCTTGCAGAGCAGAGTAACCTGTGCATCAACGGCAGTCACGTGTACACAGAGCATACCCAGCCACGGAGCGCACGCACCGGCTCCACCTTCAGCCTTGCCAGCTCAGGCCACGGTTCCATGGAAGACCTACGCAGGGCCCAGGGCCGTAAGAGCTCCAGCACCTCCATGGACTCTCTCACGGCCCTGAAGCAGCCCTCACCCTGGGCAGAGGTGGAGAGCAGcagggcagaggaggaggaggaggaagaggaggaggaggaagaaagagtTAAGATGGACGAgatgaagagaaagaaagagcaggAGAGAAAGAAGTTAGATGAGGAAGAGAGGATGAATAAGGAGGAACAAGAGAAAAGGAGGATTGGGAAGGAGGTAGAAAGACTTAGGTTTGAGGAGGAGAGGATACGGATTGAAGAGGAGAAGATGAGGTTTGAGGAGGAAGAGAAAACGAGGATGGAGGAGCAGGAAAACAGAAAGAGGATGGAGGAGGAAAAGATTAGGGTTGAGGAGGAAAGTAGAATgttggaagagaggaagaggaaactgaaggaggagggagaggtgagggtaaAGAAGAAAGAACAGGAAATGATTAGGTTACAGGAGGAAATGGAGGAAGAGAAAACGAGGATGGAGGAGCAGGAAAACAGAAAGAGGATGGAGGAAGAAAAGATTAGGGTTGAGGAGGAAAGTAGAATgatggaagagaggaagaggagactggaggaggagggagaggagagggtaaagAAGAAAGAACAGGAAATGATTAGGTTACAGGAGGAAATGAGGGAACAAGAGAGGTGGGAAGAAGAGGAAAGGATGAGAGAAGAGCATGAAAGAATGAAGAGGGAGGATAGACTGAGGAAGGAGGACGAGAGGAAAATGAGGGAGGTGGAGGAAAGAttgaagagggagaaagaggagagaattaAGGAGGAAGAAAGGATTAGGAGAGAACAAGAGGAAGATATGCAAAGAAGGGAGGAACGGGAGAGGAAGATcagggaggaggaagaaagagtgaagagagaacaggataggctgagagaggaggagagaagagtgagggaggaggaagaaaggGTGAGGAAGGCCGAGGAGGAAGATAGGCTGAGAGAGGAAATGGGGataaagaggacagaggaggaaagaattaagagagaagaggaggataggctgagaaaggaggaagaggagaggaagatcaggaaggaggaagaaagagtgaagagagaacaggataggctgagagaggaggagagaagagtgagggaggaggaagaaaggGTGAGGAAGGCCGAGGAGGAAGATAGGCTGAGAGAGGAAATGGGGATAAAAAGGACAGAGGAGGAAAGAAttaagagagaagaggaggataggctgagaaaggaggaagaggagaggaagattaggaaggaggaagagaggataaggagattagaggaggagatgttgagaaaggaggaagaggagaggaagatcaggaaggaggaagagaggataaggagattagaggaggagatgttgagaaaggaggaagaggagaggaagatcaGGAAGGAGAGGCTGAGGAAGGAGGAAGCAGAAACAATGAGGCTTGAAGAAATAAGGGGAAATGAACAGGAGAGGAGGGATAAGGAGCAGAAAGAAAGATTTAGGGTGGCGGAAGAAAATATGAAAAAAGAGGAGTTGGGACAGGaagagaaaaggagaaatgcACAGATGGAGGAAGAGCAAAGGCGTGAGGAAGTTGAGAAGCAGATGGAGGAAGGGCAAAGGCGTGAGGAAGTTGAGGAGCAGAATAGCGAGGCAAAGGTCACCGTGTGCAATAATCCTTTTGAGGAAGTCTCTCCCACCAGTTCATTTGATGACACCGCTTCAAATAATCTGTTTGAGGAGAACGCTATGACCACCACTGGATCCATCAGCTGCCGGATAAATAAAGTATCAGCAGTCAAGCCAAg